GCCGTTCGAATACACCTCATTGGTCTGGGCCTTCGGGCTCGGCTTTGCGGTCTGGGGCGACGTGCCGCGTCGCGAGGTGTTTCTGGGGGCGGCGTTGATCGTCGGCGCCGGCCTGCTGATCATCGGCAACGAGCATTTCCGCAAGCGGCTATGAGTACTCCCGTGCTGACAGCATGGTGGCAGGAGAAGACGGATAGGCTGCTGAGATGACGGAAGCGCTCGACGGCCCAGGCACCACAGATACCGCTGCCGAGCGTACGCTCGGCATCATGCTGGTGGCGGCTTCGGCGGCTTTCTTCGCCCTCACCGGCGTGCTGACCAAATCGATCCACGCCGACCCGCTGACCATCACTTGCTGGCGCGGCTTTGTCGGCGCGATCCTGATCACCTTCTATGTGCTGTGGCGCCGGCGCCGCTCCGGCGGGCGGGAAAGCTTGCGGCTTGGCTGGCGCGGCTGGCTGCTGGCCCTCGAGGGCGCCGCGGCCAGCATCGCCTTCATCTCGGCGTTCAAATTCACCTATGTCGCCAATGTCGCGGTCATCTACGCCACCGCGCCTTTCATCACCGCGCTGCTCGCCTTCGTGCTGGTGCGCGAGCCGTTCCGGGCGCAGACGCTTGCCGCCGCCGCCGTTTCGCTGTGCGGCGTAGTGATCATGGTCGGCTCCGGCTTCGGCAGCGGTCATCTGTTTGGCGATGGGCTCGCGCTGCTGATGACCGCCGGCAGTGCGCTCTACATGATCATGGTGCGCGCCTTCCGCGACACGCCGGTGGTGTGGGCGGGCGCAGTCTCGGCGCTTCTGCTGTTCGTGCTCGGCTGGTTCGTCACCGACCCCCTGGCGATTTCTGCTCGCGACGCCGTGCTGCTCGTCGCCTTCGGAGGATCGTTCGCAGCGGCGTCGATCCTGTGGACAGAAGGCTCGCGGCTGATCCCGGCGCCTGAGTCCGGCCTTCTCGGTGCCGCCGAAGTGCCGTTTGCGATCCTGTTCGCCTTCCTGTTCCTCGGCGAGATCGCGCCGGCCGCCAGCCTGATCGGCGGCGCCATAGTACTCTGCGCGGTTTTCGCCCATGCGGGGCGCGACT
This region of Mesorhizobium sp. C432A genomic DNA includes:
- a CDS encoding DMT family transporter, encoding MTEALDGPGTTDTAAERTLGIMLVAASAAFFALTGVLTKSIHADPLTITCWRGFVGAILITFYVLWRRRRSGGRESLRLGWRGWLLALEGAAASIAFISAFKFTYVANVAVIYATAPFITALLAFVLVREPFRAQTLAAAAVSLCGVVIMVGSGFGSGHLFGDGLALLMTAGSALYMIMVRAFRDTPVVWAGAVSALLLFVLGWFVTDPLAISARDAVLLVAFGGSFAAASILWTEGSRLIPAPESGLLGAAEVPFAILFAFLFLGEIAPAASLIGGAIVLCAVFAHAGRDWLAARKSAATQ